A single window of Carassius gibelio isolate Cgi1373 ecotype wild population from Czech Republic chromosome A19, carGib1.2-hapl.c, whole genome shotgun sequence DNA harbors:
- the LOC127935085 gene encoding ribonucleoside-diphosphate reductase subunit M2: MNSSISNTLSSVMEYQNGHKDVDANSVEDEPLLKENPKRFVIFPIQYPDIWKMYKQAQASFWTVEEVDLSKDLVHWDSLKSEEKHFISHVLAFFAASDGIVNENLVQRFSQEVQIPEARSFYGFQILIENVHSEMYSMLINTYIRDLKERDYLFNAIHTMPCVRRKADWALQWISDTNSTFGERLVAFAAVEGIFFSGSFAAIYWLKKRGLMPGLTYSNELISRDEGLHCNFACLIYSYLVKKPSADRVKDIITKAVSIEQEFLTEALPVNLIGMNCSLMKQYIEFVADRLLTDLGLPKVYKSENPFDFMESISLEGKTNFFEKRVAEYQRLGVMSNVMDCEFTLDADF, from the exons ATGAACTCCAGCATAAGCAACACTCTATCGAGCGTTATGGAATATCAG AATGGTCACAAGGATGTCGACGCAAACAGTGTTGAAGACGAACCCCTTCTCAAAGAAAACCCAAAGCGATTTGTCATTTTTCCTATTCAGTATCCCGACATTTGGAAAATGTACAAACAAGCCCAGGCTTCATTTTGGACAGTTGAGGAg GTGGATTTATCAAAAGACTTGGTCCACTGGGACAGCCTGAAGTCTGAAGAGAAACACTTCATATCCCATGTACTGGCGTTCTTTGCAGCAAGTGATGGGATAGTCAACGAGAACCTG GTGCAGCGGTTCAGTCAAGAGGTGCAGATCCCAGAGGCTCGCTCCTTCTACGGCTTTCAGATCCTCATAGAGAACGTGCACTCCGAAATGTACAGCATGCTCATCAACACCTACATAAGGGATCTGAAAGAGAG GGACTATTTGTTCAATGCAATTCACACCATGCCTTGTGTAAGGCGGAAAGCAGACTGGGCCTTACAGTGGATCTCTGACACAAACTCAACTTTTG gagaGCGATTAGTAGCATTTGCAGCAGTGGAAGGCATCTTCTTCTCTGGATCATTTGCGGCCATCTACTGGTTGAAGAAAAGAGGCCTGATGCCAGGACTCACTTACTCCAATGAACTCATCAGCAGAGATGAG GGTCTGCACTGTAATTTCGCATGTCTAATATACAGCTACTTGGTGAAGAAACCTTCTGCTGACCGAGTGAAAGACATCATCACAAAAGCTGTGAGCATTGAACAG GAGTTCCTCACAGAAGCCTTACCCGTCAATTTGATCGGGATGAACTGCTCTCTCATGAAGCAGTACATTGAGTTTGTGGCTGACCGGCTGCTAACAGACTTAGGATTGCCCAAA GTTTACAAGTCAGAAAACCCCTTCGACTTCATGGAGTCCATTTCATTGGAGGGAAAAACGAATTTCTTCGAGAAGCGAGTGGCTGAATACCAGCGACTTGGAGTGATGTCAAATGTGATGGACTGTGAATTCACTCTTGATGCAGATTTCTAA